In Myxocyprinus asiaticus isolate MX2 ecotype Aquarium Trade chromosome 16, UBuf_Myxa_2, whole genome shotgun sequence, a single window of DNA contains:
- the LOC127454478 gene encoding tripartite motif-containing protein 46-like isoform X2, producing MADAELQTFTSIMDALVRISSNMKSIERELHCPVCEEMVKQPMVLPCLHSVCVLCAAEVLVQRGYPPPELPPDPNTPTSSPNMRSPRQTRRPLPKTDRLDRVIRTVCGTHPGRRRKDTPPVIMLFPCPTCGKDVELGERGLADCLRNITLERIVERYRQTVSLGSMAITCQFCKPPQALEATKGCADCKSNFCNECFKLYHPWGTPRAQHEHILPTHSFRPKMLVCVEHEHEKLQFYCRSCQRLLCPLCKLRRAHSGHKIMPIALAYQTLKEKITKEINYILANQDAVQAQITQVESGIAQTEVNSAVAKEQLNQCVNELRGVLAERQGALAMSLEGDRAQRAGSLNAQLSEKQSLMENAGLLTYTQELLKETDQPCFVQAARVTHSRLVKAIEHIQHFSLSADPSFRHFQLDVSRELKALSSMNFIQAPLAPVIDTQKTLAYDQLYLCWRLPQDSAPAWHYSVEYQRKVGGAGALWGGVRSEGGPGTNGTPCSWQRVDDVGGTSAVIDELEMDSVYVLRVRGCNKAGFGEYSEEVYLHTPPAPVMCCLSIVYYSEHSHNTLTRFSTFLFVCFSL from the exons TCCAATATGAAGAGTATAGAGAGAGAGCTTCATTGTCCAGTGTGTGAGGAGATGGTGAAGCAGCCAATGGTGTTGCCATGtctacacagtgtgtgtgtgctgtgtgcgGCAGAGGTTTTGGTTCAGAGGGGCTACCCTCCACCCGAGCTCCCGCCAGACCCCAACACTCCGACTTCCAGCCCCAACATGCGCTCTCCCCGACAGACACGTAGACCTCTGCCAAAAACAGACCGCCTGGACCGGGTGATCAGGACAG TGTGTGGGACACATCCAGGACGCAGACGTAAAGACACCCCTCCAGTGATTATGCTGTTCCCCTGTCCCACCTGTGGAAAGGATGTGGAGTTGGGAGAGAGAGGGCTTGCAGACTGCCTCAGAAACATCACATTGGAGCGCATCGTGGAGAG GTACAGGCAGACAGTGAGTCTTGGCAGCATGGCAATAACGTGCCAGTTCTGCAAGCCTCCTCAGGCTCTGGAGGCCACCAAAGGTTGCGCTGACTGCAAGTCTAACTTCTGTAATGAGTGCTTTAAACTGTACCACCCCTGGGGCACACCACGAGCCCAACATGAACACATCCTTCCTACACACAGCTTCAGACCCAAG ATGTTAGTGTGCGTGGAACATGAGCACGAAAAGTTGCAGTTTTACTGTAGGTCATGCCAGCGCCTGTTGTGCCCACTTTGTAAGCTACGTCGTGCCCATAGTGGCCACAAGATCATGCCCATTGCATTGGCTTACCAAACTCTAAAG GAGAAAATCACCAAGGAGATCAACTACATCTTGGCCAATCAGGATGCTGTACAGGCACAGATCACCCAAGTAGAGAGTGGCATTGCTCAGACTGAG GTGAACAGCGCAGTGGCCAAGGAGCAGTTGAATCAGTGTGTGAATGAGTTGCGTGGGGTGCTGGCGGAGCGTCAGGGGGCATTGGCCATGTCACTGGAGGGGGATCGTGCACAGCGGGCAGGGTCTCTGAATGCACAGCTCTCAGAAAAACAGAGTCTTATGGAAAATGCAGGGCTGCTTACATATACTCAGGAGTTGCTTAAAGAAACTGATCAACCCTGCTTTGTGCAGGCTGCCAGAGTCACACACAGCAG ATTGGTGAAAGCAATAGAACATATTCAGCATTTCTCTCTGTCTGCTGATCCTTCATTCCGACACTTTCAGCTGGACGTCTCCAGAGAGCTCAAAGCACTTAGCAGCATGAACTTTATACAAG CCCCATTGGCTCCTGTGATTGACACTCAAAAGACACTGGCCTATGACCAGCTTTATTTGTGCTGGCGCCTCCCACAGGACTCCGCTCCTGCCTGGCACTACTCAGTAGAATATCAGAGAAAAGTGGGTGGAGCTGGGGCATTATGGGGCGGAGTCCGATCTGAGGGAGGCCCAGGAACTAATGGCACACCCTGTTCATGGCAACGTGTGGATGATGTAGGCGGGACTAGTGCAGTGATTGACGAGCTAGAAATGGACAGTGTGTATGTCCTAAGAGTTAGAGGCTGTAATAAGGCAGGCTTTGGAGAGTATAGTGAGGAGGTGTATCTACATACACCACCTGCACCAG TTATGTGTTGCCTATCAATAGTATATTACTCAGAACATAGCCACAACACTTTGACACGTTTCTCaacctttttgtttgtttgtttttctctctaa
- the LOC127454478 gene encoding tripartite motif-containing protein 46-like isoform X1, with protein MADAELQTFTSIMDALVRISSNMKSIERELHCPVCEEMVKQPMVLPCLHSVCVLCAAEVLVQRGYPPPELPPDPNTPTSSPNMRSPRQTRRPLPKTDRLDRVIRTVCGTHPGRRRKDTPPVIMLFPCPTCGKDVELGERGLADCLRNITLERIVERYRQTVSLGSMAITCQFCKPPQALEATKGCADCKSNFCNECFKLYHPWGTPRAQHEHILPTHSFRPKMLVCVEHEHEKLQFYCRSCQRLLCPLCKLRRAHSGHKIMPIALAYQTLKEKITKEINYILANQDAVQAQITQVESGIAQTEVNSAVAKEQLNQCVNELRGVLAERQGALAMSLEGDRAQRAGSLNAQLSEKQSLMENAGLLTYTQELLKETDQPCFVQAARVTHSRLVKAIEHIQHFSLSADPSFRHFQLDVSRELKALSSMNFIQAPLAPVIDTQKTLAYDQLYLCWRLPQDSAPAWHYSVEYQRKVGGAGALWGGVRSEGGPGTNGTPCSWQRVDDVGGTSAVIDELEMDSVYVLRVRGCNKAGFGEYSEEVYLHTPPAPVLSFCLDSRWGLHAERVALGKGQTYARSVPGLNLLQAADRALTSCHLTSDLLVADISITQGRHYWACSVEPGSYLLKVGVGLEAKLQEWFHLPQDMASPRYDPDSGHDSGAEDAQDCPPPFCFLTMGMGKILLPKCGASNSSTGPLTAPLPPRLGLCLDFEKGQLTFYDAHSLRVLWEGTVDCSAPVCPTFCFIGGGALQLQELIANRSIEQNPPRRVTIQTRPTDLTH; from the exons TCCAATATGAAGAGTATAGAGAGAGAGCTTCATTGTCCAGTGTGTGAGGAGATGGTGAAGCAGCCAATGGTGTTGCCATGtctacacagtgtgtgtgtgctgtgtgcgGCAGAGGTTTTGGTTCAGAGGGGCTACCCTCCACCCGAGCTCCCGCCAGACCCCAACACTCCGACTTCCAGCCCCAACATGCGCTCTCCCCGACAGACACGTAGACCTCTGCCAAAAACAGACCGCCTGGACCGGGTGATCAGGACAG TGTGTGGGACACATCCAGGACGCAGACGTAAAGACACCCCTCCAGTGATTATGCTGTTCCCCTGTCCCACCTGTGGAAAGGATGTGGAGTTGGGAGAGAGAGGGCTTGCAGACTGCCTCAGAAACATCACATTGGAGCGCATCGTGGAGAG GTACAGGCAGACAGTGAGTCTTGGCAGCATGGCAATAACGTGCCAGTTCTGCAAGCCTCCTCAGGCTCTGGAGGCCACCAAAGGTTGCGCTGACTGCAAGTCTAACTTCTGTAATGAGTGCTTTAAACTGTACCACCCCTGGGGCACACCACGAGCCCAACATGAACACATCCTTCCTACACACAGCTTCAGACCCAAG ATGTTAGTGTGCGTGGAACATGAGCACGAAAAGTTGCAGTTTTACTGTAGGTCATGCCAGCGCCTGTTGTGCCCACTTTGTAAGCTACGTCGTGCCCATAGTGGCCACAAGATCATGCCCATTGCATTGGCTTACCAAACTCTAAAG GAGAAAATCACCAAGGAGATCAACTACATCTTGGCCAATCAGGATGCTGTACAGGCACAGATCACCCAAGTAGAGAGTGGCATTGCTCAGACTGAG GTGAACAGCGCAGTGGCCAAGGAGCAGTTGAATCAGTGTGTGAATGAGTTGCGTGGGGTGCTGGCGGAGCGTCAGGGGGCATTGGCCATGTCACTGGAGGGGGATCGTGCACAGCGGGCAGGGTCTCTGAATGCACAGCTCTCAGAAAAACAGAGTCTTATGGAAAATGCAGGGCTGCTTACATATACTCAGGAGTTGCTTAAAGAAACTGATCAACCCTGCTTTGTGCAGGCTGCCAGAGTCACACACAGCAG ATTGGTGAAAGCAATAGAACATATTCAGCATTTCTCTCTGTCTGCTGATCCTTCATTCCGACACTTTCAGCTGGACGTCTCCAGAGAGCTCAAAGCACTTAGCAGCATGAACTTTATACAAG CCCCATTGGCTCCTGTGATTGACACTCAAAAGACACTGGCCTATGACCAGCTTTATTTGTGCTGGCGCCTCCCACAGGACTCCGCTCCTGCCTGGCACTACTCAGTAGAATATCAGAGAAAAGTGGGTGGAGCTGGGGCATTATGGGGCGGAGTCCGATCTGAGGGAGGCCCAGGAACTAATGGCACACCCTGTTCATGGCAACGTGTGGATGATGTAGGCGGGACTAGTGCAGTGATTGACGAGCTAGAAATGGACAGTGTGTATGTCCTAAGAGTTAGAGGCTGTAATAAGGCAGGCTTTGGAGAGTATAGTGAGGAGGTGTATCTACATACACCACCTGCACCAG TGTTGTCGTTCTGCCTGGATTCCCGCTGGGGCCTGCATGCTGAGCGGGTTGCGCTGGGCAAAGGGCAGACGTATGCCCGGAGTGTGCCCGGATTGAATCTGTTGCAGGCTGCTGATCGGGCCCTTACCTCATGCCACCTCACCTCTGACCTCCTTGTGGCTGACATTTCCATCACACAGGGACGTCATTACTGGGCATGCTCAGTGGAGCCTGGATCCTACCTGCTCAAG gtGGGAGTGGGTTTAGAAGCAAAACTGCAGGAGTGGTTCCATCTTCCACAAGACATGGCAAGTCCACG GTATGATCCAGACAGTGGACATGACAGTGGGGCAGAGGATGCTCAGGACTGTCCTCCTCCATTCTGTTTCCTCACAATGGGCATGGGCAAGATCTTACTGCCAAAGTGTGGGGCATCTAACTCTTCTACTGGCCCCCTCACTGCTCCCCTGCCACCTCGCCTTGGACTGTGTCTGGACTTTGAGAAGGGACAGCTCACTTTCTATGATGCACACTCTTTGCGAGTGCTGTGGGAGGGGACTGTTGATTGCTCCGCCCCCGTTTGCCCAACCTTCTGTTTCATTGGTGGAGGGGCTCTGCAGCTGCAGGAGCTAATAGCCAATCGCAGTATAGAGCAGAACCCACCGAGGAGAGTGACCATCCAAACACGTCCTACCGATCTCACTCACTGA